The following are encoded together in the Coffea arabica cultivar ET-39 chromosome 1c, Coffea Arabica ET-39 HiFi, whole genome shotgun sequence genome:
- the LOC140038972 gene encoding uncharacterized protein → MSKKAAIEALDDLLLDLMSSDEIFGGKVVVLGRDFRQTLPVVCNGSKSKTVNACFVNSSLLPHLEKLQLTDNMQARLDQLFTQFLLKAGDGLEKSEIQDSIKIPPSILIKYNNETDALQALMDAVYPDLNQLSQNAESSLNRAILTTKKSLC, encoded by the coding sequence ATGTCTAAAAAAGCAGCAATTGAGGCATTGGATGATTTGCTGCTAGATTTAATGAGTTCAGAtgaaatttttggtggaaaGGTAGTAGTTTTAGGCAGAGATTTTAGGCAAACACTTCCAGTTGTATGCAATGGAAGTAAATCTAAGACAGTAAATGCATGTTTCGTTAATTCTTCCTTGTTGCCTCATCTAGAAAAATTGCAATTAACTGACAACATGCAAGCTAGGTTGGATCAATTATTCACTCAGTTTCTTTTGAAAGCAGGAGATggtttagaaaaatcagaaattcaagATTCTATTAAAATTCCTccttcaattttaattaaatataataatgAGACTGATGCACTACAGGCATTGATGGATGCTGTGTATCCAGACTTGAATCAACTGTCTCAAAATGCAGAATCATCTTTAAATAGAGCAATACTAACTACAAAAAAATCACTTTGTTGA
- the LOC113716248 gene encoding scarecrow-like protein 30 isoform X2 yields the protein MAAPRRRCSIHHSIFPGEHDGDSSLPGDTFGAVLQYLNQMLMGEDLEQRPCMYQELSALQAAEKSFYDALTGVEIIKVADEKEKERDKFTNGSAKKRNHYRQDDEHVEAGRATKQFASYAEEPTEIFDEALLCSSSNAGSWDLSYCEAKPGRRNNQQIGLTQEPKRGRPRASERKLNIREVVDMRSLLTQCAQSISDFDNRTANQLLNQIRQHSSPHGDGNERLAHYFADALEARVSGMGTTMYTAFSTRVSAADTLKAYQAYILASPFRKMSNILTGKTIQKLTTEASQIHIIDFGILYGFHWPCFIQALSKRPRGPPKLRITGIDLPQPGLRPAERVEETGRRLAHYCKKFNVPFEYHAIARKWETISLEELKIDRCETVIATCLYRLRNVPDETSVTSSARDTVLHLIKKINPDLFVHGILNGTYNAPFFVMRFREALHHFSSLFDMFDKTLPRHDQDRLVFEKEVLGRQSMNVIACEGTARIERPETYKQWQARNERAGFRQIPLNKDIVKEVRAKVKLQYHKDFLVDEDGKWILQGWKGRVIYALSYWKPAHEQADWCLCCSTVFSLENINTCAKVNLELSGSDLLLFCMNSSVKEQKDKFHSSETLTVGISSQRLFSQRSRYEFVH from the exons ATGGCAGCACCCAGGCGGCGATGCTCCATCCATCACTCCATAT TTCCAGGTGAGCATGACGGGGATTCTTCGCTGCCGGGGGACACCTTTGGTGCTGTACTCCAGTACCTGAATCAAATGCTGATGGGGGAAGACTTGGAGCAGAGGCCTTGCATGTATCAAGAGCTCTCGGCTTTACAAGCTGCTGAGAAATCCTTCTATGATGCCCTCACTG GAGTGGAGATTATTAAGGTGGCTGacgaaaaggagaaagagaggGACAAATTTACAAATGGATcagcaaaaaaaagaaatcattaTAGACAAGATGATGAGCATGTAGAGGCAGGGAGAGCTACAAAGCAATTTGCCAGTTATGCTGAAGAGCCAACTGAGATTTTCGATGAGGCGCTGCTTTGCTCGAGCTCGAACGCTGGTTCTTGGGATTTGTCTTACTGTGAGGCAAAACCAGGAAGACGGAATAACCAGCAGATTGGCCTAACCCAAGAGCCCAAACGAGGGAGGCCACGTGCTAGTGAGAGGAAACTGAATATAAGGGAAGTGGTTGATATGAGAAGCCTCCTTACTCAATGTGCACAATCCATATCAGACTTTGATAATCGAACTGCCAACCAATTGCTGAATCAGATTAGGCAACACTCTTCTCCTCATGGTGATGGTAATGAAAGATTGGCTCATTACTTTGCTGATGCCCTTGAGGCACGCGTTTCTGGTATGGGAACAACTATGTATACAGCCTTTTCTACGAGAGTGTCAGCAGCAGATACATTGAAAGCCTATCAGGCATATATCTTGGCATCCCCCTTCCGCAAAATGTCAAACATTCTTACTGGGAAGACAATTCAAAAACTGACTACAGAAGCAAGCCAAATTCACATAATTGATTTTGGTATTCTGTATGGATTTCACTGGCCCTGCTTTATCCAGGCTTTATCGAAGAGGCCCAGAGGGCCCCCAAAGCTTCGCATTACAGGTATAGATCTTCCCCAACCGGGTCTTCGGCCAGCAGAAAGAGTTGAGGAAACTGGACGTAGGCTTGCCCATTATTGCAAGAAATTCAATGTTCCATTTGAATATCATGCTATTGCAAGGAAATGGGAAACCATTAGCCTAGAAGAATTGAAGATTGACAGATGTGAAACAGTCATAGCAACTTGTTTGTACAGGCTGAGGAATGTTCCTGATGAGACATCAGTTACAAGCAGTGCAAGAGACACCGTTCTCCACTTGATCAAGAAAATAAATCCTGATCTTTTCGTACATGGAATCCTTAATGGAACATATAATGCTCCCTTTTTTGTCATGCGGTTTAGAGAGGCACTACATCATTTCTCCTCTCTGTTTGATATGTTTGATAAGACCTTACCACGCCATGATCAAGATAGGTTGGTGTTTGAGAAAGAAGTCCTTGGGAGGCAGTCTATGAATGTCATAGCATGTGAAGGTACTGCAAGGATTGAGAGGCCAGAGACATACAAGCAATGGCAAGCGAGAAATGAAAGAGCTGGATTCAGGCAGATTCCATTGAACAAGGACATTGTCAAAGAAGTTAGGGCCAAGGTGAAACTGCAGTATCACAAGGATTTTCTGGTGGATGAGGATGGCAAGTGGATACTGCAGGGCTGGAAGGGACGAGTTATCTATGCACTCTCATATTGGAAGCCAGCTCACGA ACAGGCGGATTGGTGTCTCTGTTGTTCTACAGTGTTCTCATTAGAAAACATAAATACGTGCGCCAAGGTCAATTTGGAACTGTCGGGCTCAGATTTGCTGTTGTTTTGTATGAATTCATCCGTTAAAGAACAAAAGGACAAATTTCACAGCTCAGAAACCTTGACGGTTGGGATTTCAAGTCAAAGACTCTTCAGTCAGAGGAGCAGATATGAATTTGTTCATTGA
- the LOC113716248 gene encoding scarecrow-like protein 30 isoform X1: MAGFEYDFPSITSSGPLNLSNFPVDALPGEHDGDSSLPGDTFGAVLQYLNQMLMGEDLEQRPCMYQELSALQAAEKSFYDALTGVEIIKVADEKEKERDKFTNGSAKKRNHYRQDDEHVEAGRATKQFASYAEEPTEIFDEALLCSSSNAGSWDLSYCEAKPGRRNNQQIGLTQEPKRGRPRASERKLNIREVVDMRSLLTQCAQSISDFDNRTANQLLNQIRQHSSPHGDGNERLAHYFADALEARVSGMGTTMYTAFSTRVSAADTLKAYQAYILASPFRKMSNILTGKTIQKLTTEASQIHIIDFGILYGFHWPCFIQALSKRPRGPPKLRITGIDLPQPGLRPAERVEETGRRLAHYCKKFNVPFEYHAIARKWETISLEELKIDRCETVIATCLYRLRNVPDETSVTSSARDTVLHLIKKINPDLFVHGILNGTYNAPFFVMRFREALHHFSSLFDMFDKTLPRHDQDRLVFEKEVLGRQSMNVIACEGTARIERPETYKQWQARNERAGFRQIPLNKDIVKEVRAKVKLQYHKDFLVDEDGKWILQGWKGRVIYALSYWKPAHEQADWCLCCSTVFSLENINTCAKVNLELSGSDLLLFCMNSSVKEQKDKFHSSETLTVGISSQRLFSQRSRYEFVH, encoded by the exons ATGGCGGGATTCGAGTATGATTTCCCTTCAATTACATCGTCTGGCCCTCTAAATCTGTCAAATTTCCCTGTTGATGCACTTCCAGGTGAGCATGACGGGGATTCTTCGCTGCCGGGGGACACCTTTGGTGCTGTACTCCAGTACCTGAATCAAATGCTGATGGGGGAAGACTTGGAGCAGAGGCCTTGCATGTATCAAGAGCTCTCGGCTTTACAAGCTGCTGAGAAATCCTTCTATGATGCCCTCACTG GAGTGGAGATTATTAAGGTGGCTGacgaaaaggagaaagagaggGACAAATTTACAAATGGATcagcaaaaaaaagaaatcattaTAGACAAGATGATGAGCATGTAGAGGCAGGGAGAGCTACAAAGCAATTTGCCAGTTATGCTGAAGAGCCAACTGAGATTTTCGATGAGGCGCTGCTTTGCTCGAGCTCGAACGCTGGTTCTTGGGATTTGTCTTACTGTGAGGCAAAACCAGGAAGACGGAATAACCAGCAGATTGGCCTAACCCAAGAGCCCAAACGAGGGAGGCCACGTGCTAGTGAGAGGAAACTGAATATAAGGGAAGTGGTTGATATGAGAAGCCTCCTTACTCAATGTGCACAATCCATATCAGACTTTGATAATCGAACTGCCAACCAATTGCTGAATCAGATTAGGCAACACTCTTCTCCTCATGGTGATGGTAATGAAAGATTGGCTCATTACTTTGCTGATGCCCTTGAGGCACGCGTTTCTGGTATGGGAACAACTATGTATACAGCCTTTTCTACGAGAGTGTCAGCAGCAGATACATTGAAAGCCTATCAGGCATATATCTTGGCATCCCCCTTCCGCAAAATGTCAAACATTCTTACTGGGAAGACAATTCAAAAACTGACTACAGAAGCAAGCCAAATTCACATAATTGATTTTGGTATTCTGTATGGATTTCACTGGCCCTGCTTTATCCAGGCTTTATCGAAGAGGCCCAGAGGGCCCCCAAAGCTTCGCATTACAGGTATAGATCTTCCCCAACCGGGTCTTCGGCCAGCAGAAAGAGTTGAGGAAACTGGACGTAGGCTTGCCCATTATTGCAAGAAATTCAATGTTCCATTTGAATATCATGCTATTGCAAGGAAATGGGAAACCATTAGCCTAGAAGAATTGAAGATTGACAGATGTGAAACAGTCATAGCAACTTGTTTGTACAGGCTGAGGAATGTTCCTGATGAGACATCAGTTACAAGCAGTGCAAGAGACACCGTTCTCCACTTGATCAAGAAAATAAATCCTGATCTTTTCGTACATGGAATCCTTAATGGAACATATAATGCTCCCTTTTTTGTCATGCGGTTTAGAGAGGCACTACATCATTTCTCCTCTCTGTTTGATATGTTTGATAAGACCTTACCACGCCATGATCAAGATAGGTTGGTGTTTGAGAAAGAAGTCCTTGGGAGGCAGTCTATGAATGTCATAGCATGTGAAGGTACTGCAAGGATTGAGAGGCCAGAGACATACAAGCAATGGCAAGCGAGAAATGAAAGAGCTGGATTCAGGCAGATTCCATTGAACAAGGACATTGTCAAAGAAGTTAGGGCCAAGGTGAAACTGCAGTATCACAAGGATTTTCTGGTGGATGAGGATGGCAAGTGGATACTGCAGGGCTGGAAGGGACGAGTTATCTATGCACTCTCATATTGGAAGCCAGCTCACGA ACAGGCGGATTGGTGTCTCTGTTGTTCTACAGTGTTCTCATTAGAAAACATAAATACGTGCGCCAAGGTCAATTTGGAACTGTCGGGCTCAGATTTGCTGTTGTTTTGTATGAATTCATCCGTTAAAGAACAAAAGGACAAATTTCACAGCTCAGAAACCTTGACGGTTGGGATTTCAAGTCAAAGACTCTTCAGTCAGAGGAGCAGATATGAATTTGTTCATTGA
- the LOC113716248 gene encoding scarecrow-like protein 30 isoform X3 produces the protein MAGFEYDFPSITSSGPLNLSNFPVDALPGEHDGDSSLPGDTFGAVLQYLNQMLMGEDLEQRPCMYQELSALQAAEKSFYDALTGVEIIKVADEKEKERDKFTNGSAKKRNHYRQDDEHVEAGRATKQFASYAEEPTEIFDEALLCSSSNAGSWDLSYCEAKPGRRNNQQIGLTQEPKRGRPRASERKLNIREVVDMRSLLTQCAQSISDFDNRTANQLLNQIRQHSSPHGDGNERLAHYFADALEARVSGMGTTMYTAFSTRVSAADTLKAYQAYILASPFRKMSNILTGKTIQKLTTEASQIHIIDFGILYGFHWPCFIQALSKRPRGPPKLRITGIDLPQPGLRPAERVEETGRRLAHYCKKFNVPFEYHAIARKWETISLEELKIDRCETVIATCLYRLRNVPDETSVTSSARDTVLHLIKKINPDLFVHGILNGTYNAPFFVMRFREALHHFSSLFDMFDKTLPRHDQDRLVFEKEVLGRQSMNVIACEGTARIERPETYKQWQARNERAGFRQIPLNKDIVKEVRAKVKLQYHKDFLVDEDGKWILQGWKGRVIYALSYWKPAHELGTRCLLGKDT, from the exons ATGGCGGGATTCGAGTATGATTTCCCTTCAATTACATCGTCTGGCCCTCTAAATCTGTCAAATTTCCCTGTTGATGCACTTCCAGGTGAGCATGACGGGGATTCTTCGCTGCCGGGGGACACCTTTGGTGCTGTACTCCAGTACCTGAATCAAATGCTGATGGGGGAAGACTTGGAGCAGAGGCCTTGCATGTATCAAGAGCTCTCGGCTTTACAAGCTGCTGAGAAATCCTTCTATGATGCCCTCACTG GAGTGGAGATTATTAAGGTGGCTGacgaaaaggagaaagagaggGACAAATTTACAAATGGATcagcaaaaaaaagaaatcattaTAGACAAGATGATGAGCATGTAGAGGCAGGGAGAGCTACAAAGCAATTTGCCAGTTATGCTGAAGAGCCAACTGAGATTTTCGATGAGGCGCTGCTTTGCTCGAGCTCGAACGCTGGTTCTTGGGATTTGTCTTACTGTGAGGCAAAACCAGGAAGACGGAATAACCAGCAGATTGGCCTAACCCAAGAGCCCAAACGAGGGAGGCCACGTGCTAGTGAGAGGAAACTGAATATAAGGGAAGTGGTTGATATGAGAAGCCTCCTTACTCAATGTGCACAATCCATATCAGACTTTGATAATCGAACTGCCAACCAATTGCTGAATCAGATTAGGCAACACTCTTCTCCTCATGGTGATGGTAATGAAAGATTGGCTCATTACTTTGCTGATGCCCTTGAGGCACGCGTTTCTGGTATGGGAACAACTATGTATACAGCCTTTTCTACGAGAGTGTCAGCAGCAGATACATTGAAAGCCTATCAGGCATATATCTTGGCATCCCCCTTCCGCAAAATGTCAAACATTCTTACTGGGAAGACAATTCAAAAACTGACTACAGAAGCAAGCCAAATTCACATAATTGATTTTGGTATTCTGTATGGATTTCACTGGCCCTGCTTTATCCAGGCTTTATCGAAGAGGCCCAGAGGGCCCCCAAAGCTTCGCATTACAGGTATAGATCTTCCCCAACCGGGTCTTCGGCCAGCAGAAAGAGTTGAGGAAACTGGACGTAGGCTTGCCCATTATTGCAAGAAATTCAATGTTCCATTTGAATATCATGCTATTGCAAGGAAATGGGAAACCATTAGCCTAGAAGAATTGAAGATTGACAGATGTGAAACAGTCATAGCAACTTGTTTGTACAGGCTGAGGAATGTTCCTGATGAGACATCAGTTACAAGCAGTGCAAGAGACACCGTTCTCCACTTGATCAAGAAAATAAATCCTGATCTTTTCGTACATGGAATCCTTAATGGAACATATAATGCTCCCTTTTTTGTCATGCGGTTTAGAGAGGCACTACATCATTTCTCCTCTCTGTTTGATATGTTTGATAAGACCTTACCACGCCATGATCAAGATAGGTTGGTGTTTGAGAAAGAAGTCCTTGGGAGGCAGTCTATGAATGTCATAGCATGTGAAGGTACTGCAAGGATTGAGAGGCCAGAGACATACAAGCAATGGCAAGCGAGAAATGAAAGAGCTGGATTCAGGCAGATTCCATTGAACAAGGACATTGTCAAAGAAGTTAGGGCCAAGGTGAAACTGCAGTATCACAAGGATTTTCTGGTGGATGAGGATGGCAAGTGGATACTGCAGGGCTGGAAGGGACGAGTTATCTATGCACTCTCATATTGGAAGCCAGCTCACGA GCTGGGAACTCGCTGCCTTCTCGGGAAAGACACTTGA